A region of the Synechococcus sp. PCC 7502 genome:
TCGTTGCCTTAGCATAACCCTTCTCGGCGATCGCTGACCGCACCAGTCCAATATCTATGGGTTGTCCACAACTTTTAATCTGGGTATTAGAATCACAAACCAGTTCCATACTAAGTCGAGTACCACCCGTAAAATCAATGGCAGGACGTAGAGGAAATCCCAAAGTCTGCCAAGAAATTAGCATTGCCACAATTCCTATCAAAATTGCCGACACAGAAGCCGCAACATAAACTTTTCCGTACTTAATTACATCTAGCTTCATAAAATAGTACCTGTAGGTTGATCAGTAGATTTGTCGTTATTGGAGCCATTGGTACCAGAGTTACTTACCTTACCAAAGGTTTTGACTCCATATAAGGATGGCTGGCGCAGATTCGGATAGCTGATCAAAGCCAATAACAAAGCATGACTACAGGTAATTGCCGTAAACATACTCACTACAACCCCAACTCCCAAGGTCAGAGCAAAACCCTTAACCAACCCAGAACCCAACCAAAATAATGCCCCACAGCTAATCAAAGTTGTGACATTACTATCTAAAATACTTGTCCAAGCACGATTAAATCCTGCATCCACAGACTTATACAAAGTTTTACCTGCAAGTAGTTCCTCCTTTGTACGTTCAAAGATTAAAACGTTTGCATCCACGGCAATACCAATACTCAGAATAAACCCAGCAATTCCAGGTAAGGTCAAAGTTACACCCAATAAGCTAAACAAGGCAAAAGTAATAACTGCATAAACCAAAAGGGCAATATCCGCCACCAGTCCTAATAGGCGATAGTAGAAAATCATAAATGCCAGCACTAGGATCAAACCACTGACTCCAGCAATAATGCTACTTTGCACACTATCAGCACCTAGGGTTGCTCCTACAGTTCGATTTTCAACAATTTTAATTGGTACTGGTAAAGCTCCCGCCCGCAGTTGTAAAGATAAATCCGTCGCTTGCTGGAGGGTAAAATTGCCAGTGATCACTGCCCTTCCTCCCGTAATACCCCTGCCTTGAAATTCGGGACCAACACTAGGAGAGCTAAATAGTTGATTGTCTAAAAATATACCAATGCTTCTGCCTGTACCGCCCAATTCACCTGTAATTTTGGCAAATAAATCACCGCCCTTATCATTAAAGGTTAAAGCTACCTGCCAGTTAGATTGTCCTGCATCCAAGGGTTGAGCCACCGCATCTTTTAGTAAATCTCCTGTTAAACCAGTCGTTTCAAATAGGTCAGCGATCGCCTCTTGGCTTTTGAGAATATCCTCTTTATTTTTACTAATTTCTTCACTATTGCCCCCTAATTCCAGTTGGCGTTGTTTAACTTCCTTTTCCAATAAAACTTGACGCTCTACACCTAATCTCGCTTCACTGCCTACTTTTTGCTTACGAAACTCTAATTGGGCAGTATTACCTAAAACCCTTTCCGCTTGAGCAGGATCGCTTACTCCTGGTAGCTGCACAATTAATTGATTTTCACCACTAATTTGCACTGCCGCTTCTCCCACCCCCAAACCATTGATCCGTTGTTCCACCACAAATTTGGCAGTCTCCATAATCCTAGGCGTAATTTTATCAATGCCCTGTCTGGGATTGGTTTGAGCTTGTAAAGTCAGTTGTGCACCACCACGGAGGTCTAAACCAAGACGAGGCGGAGATTTATAAATCCAAAAAATCGCACTCAAAACAACTATAAAAATTACAACTAGTAAACGACTCTGTTTGGGCATTGTTTTTAAAATATTCCTAAAGCCAAAAATCTTGACAGCTTTACGATCATAACTTGTTTCAGGATTAACGCCTTTATCATCTCAATTCTAGTAACTCTAACTTTGGAATTAACCTCCCAGATTATAGTGATTAACTGATTTATTAAGAAATATCAAAGTTTATTTACCCAAGACTTTAAGAACTACTGATTTTTTAACTGATTTGGACAAACAAGATTAGGAGTTAAGAATTATTACTATTAAATCAATTCGATATGCCAAGAAGGTAGTTCAAAGATGAATCTTAATTGAAATCTATTGCAAATCTACTGTGAACAAAATTTACATCTTATGTACTTTGCTTTACCTCTGGGTATCAACAGATATATGATCTGCAGCCATATTCAATAATTTGGATTATTCCAACTCACTTTAATTAGAGGTTGCTGTATTAAAGAAAAACACAGAGTTAAATCGGTGTTAATCCTAGGGTAATTCACTAATTAAAACCTTGAAATCTTTAGCCTATAAACAAAGGTAAATCTATGCAAAGATTGTTTGCTCTCATTTTAGTATTAAGTCTGTGGTTTGGGGTCAACCTCACCACTGCTCAGCCTGCCTATGCAGAATTCTCCTTTGATACTTTAACTCCCTGTGGCAGTTCCCAAGCCTTTAAGGATGTTATCGACAAAGAAATCGATGGATACACATCTCGTCTTGCTAGCTTTGCTCCCAACAGCGCACCTGCTCAGTACCTAAAAGGTAAAATTACTGCGGCTCAAGAGCGTTATAGCAAATATTCCAGTTCTACTCTATTGTGTGGCTCCGATGGACTACCTCACATTATCTCTGATGGTCGTTTTGATCACGCTGGCGAGTTCCTAATTCCCGGTTTACTCTTCCTTTACATCACTGGGTGGATTGGTTGGGTCGGTCGAGATTACCTGCGAGCTGTGCGTAAAGACCCCTCTACTGCAACTCAAAAAGAAATTATCATTGATGTTCCCCTAGCTTTACGCTATGCGCTTACTGGCTTTACATGGCCCCTAGCCGCATTAAAAGAACTTGGCGATGGTTCATTAATTGCCTCCGAAAAAGAAGTTACTGTATCACCTCGTTAAGGAAAATTATCTATGCAAGACCTAACTAAATATCTATCCTCTGCACCTGTAATCGCAACGGCTTGGTTACTGTTTACCGCAGGAATTTTAATTGAATTTAATCGCTTTTTCCCTGACTTGTTGTTATTCCCTTTTTAAATACTTTGGAGATGTATCATGACTGATTTTGTTTCGGCTCCAGCCGCAGGACCGGAAGAGGGTAATCTTCTTACTCCTGTAAATAGTTCTAGTTTCAGCAAGTTTCTGATCGAAAATTTACCTGCTTACCGTAAAGGCTTAGAACCTCAAACTAGAGGACTAGAAATTGGTATGGCTCATGGGTATTTATTGTTTGGACCTTTCGCAAAGCTTGGTCCTTTGAGAGATTCCACCACGATCGCCCCTGAACTAGCAGGATTAGTTGGTGCTGTGGGATTAGTATTGATTTTAACAATCACTCTTTCCCTATATGCGTACAGCCAGCCTCGTAAAGATGATTGGCTTGGCGGCGAAAATGGTTGGGCTCAGTTTGCCTCTGGCTTTATAGTCGGCGGTGGTGGTGGTGCTGCAACTGCCTACTTCTTGACCACAAACCTGAGCTTATTAATGGCTGCTCATATATAAGCCGATTTAACTCGCTTAATTTAAGCTCAATTTAAGTAGTAAACTTTAGGGGTGGGTAATTCCACCCTTTTATTTTGCAAATTTTGTGCGTATTCAGCCTGATATTGACGAGATAACTCTGGTGAACCAAATTGTAGAGCGAAATCAGACGGCACTGTCGCTCCTATACGATCGCTACGCTCGTATCATTTATAGAGCCTGTTTCATATTTATTATGAGCAAGATGTATGATGCTTAGAAAATGCTAAATCCATACTCAAGTAGCCTAACAGATAAAGAATGGGAAATTATAGAACCATTGCTCCCAAAGAAAAAGCAAACTAGACCGCCAACTTGGACAAAAAGACAAATTTTAGACGGCATACTCTACCAACTCAAAAACGGCTGTAATTGGCGAGATATGCCCCGAGACTTACCACCATTCTCTACAGTGTATCGATACTACAAGGAGTGGAAAGATACAGGTACATTTACTGCGATTATGGAAGCTTTGCATTCAACAGCCCGTGAACAGTCAAAAAAAATCAAAATGGACAACTTTAATCATCATTGACTCACAAGCAGTGAAAAATACTTGTAATGCAAGTATAGAATCCAAGGGCTTCTGCTCCTACAAAGCAACTAACGGGATCAAAAGACATTTAGCCGTTGACACTCTGGGTATTTAACAAGAGCAAATGTATCAGATGACCAAGGACTGATTGAGATGTTAACGTTTAACATTGATTACTTCAAATCGAAGCCAGATGACATTACGCTAACTACGATATTGCTGGATAGTGGTTATCATATCGAAAAATTGACGACTGATTTACAGAAGGTTTATCCTGAGATTATGACTAAGATTAGGTTTGAAATTTCTCCTAAGGTATCAAAGCAACAGAAGGCAGAAAAAGGTCTGTCTGGGTTTGTAGTTGTGCCGACAAGGTGGGTAATTGGGTTGAAAGATGCAAAATCTTAGTTAAGAACTTTGAGAGAACTCTCGTTAATGCTACAGCTAAACTCAATCTTTGCTTTATTCGCTTGATGCTAAAAAGAATTGCTACTCATGAGATATGAAACAGGCTCTATACCATTGCCTATAAAGTTTTAGGTTCTCCAGAAGAATCCGAAGAGGTGGTGATTGACGTATTTAATCAAGTGTGGAAGTCAGCAGCATCCTACAATCCCAGTAAGGCAAGAGTTGACACATGGATGTTTATGATCACCCGTAGTCGAGCCTTAGATCGCTTGCGTAGTTTAGGTAGAAAAAACAAAGTGAATTTAGCCTGTACCGATAACGTAGTTATATCACCTCCACCTGTTACGCCTGAGGAGAATTTATTAAATCAAGAACTCGGCGATCGGCTAAAATTTGCTCTTGACCAGTTGCCTAATGCCCAAAGAGAGGTACTACAACTTGCTTATTATAAAGGGCTAACCCATGCCGAAATTGCCGTAGCCACTGATACATCCC
Encoded here:
- the psaJ gene encoding photosystem I reaction center subunit IX, which produces MQDLTKYLSSAPVIATAWLLFTAGILIEFNRFFPDLLLFPF
- a CDS encoding sigma-70 family RNA polymerase sigma factor, with protein sequence MAYKVLGSPEESEEVVIDVFNQVWKSAASYNPSKARVDTWMFMITRSRALDRLRSLGRKNKVNLACTDNVVISPPPVTPEENLLNQELGDRLKFALDQLPNAQREVLQLAYYKGLTHAEIAVATDTSLGTTKTRIRLGLAKLRSILEPEL
- the secD gene encoding protein translocase subunit SecD, which codes for MPKQSRLLVVIFIVVLSAIFWIYKSPPRLGLDLRGGAQLTLQAQTNPRQGIDKITPRIMETAKFVVEQRINGLGVGEAAVQISGENQLIVQLPGVSDPAQAERVLGNTAQLEFRKQKVGSEARLGVERQVLLEKEVKQRQLELGGNSEEISKNKEDILKSQEAIADLFETTGLTGDLLKDAVAQPLDAGQSNWQVALTFNDKGGDLFAKITGELGGTGRSIGIFLDNQLFSSPSVGPEFQGRGITGGRAVITGNFTLQQATDLSLQLRAGALPVPIKIVENRTVGATLGADSVQSSIIAGVSGLILVLAFMIFYYRLLGLVADIALLVYAVITFALFSLLGVTLTLPGIAGFILSIGIAVDANVLIFERTKEELLAGKTLYKSVDAGFNRAWTSILDSNVTTLISCGALFWLGSGLVKGFALTLGVGVVVSMFTAITCSHALLLALISYPNLRQPSLYGVKTFGKVSNSGTNGSNNDKSTDQPTGTIL
- a CDS encoding transposase: MLNPYSSSLTDKEWEIIEPLLPKKKQTRPPTWTKRQILDGILYQLKNGCNWRDMPRDLPPFSTVYRYYKEWKDTGTFTAIMEALHSTAREQSKKIKMDNFNHH
- a CDS encoding photosystem I reaction center subunit XI, translated to MTDFVSAPAAGPEEGNLLTPVNSSSFSKFLIENLPAYRKGLEPQTRGLEIGMAHGYLLFGPFAKLGPLRDSTTIAPELAGLVGAVGLVLILTITLSLYAYSQPRKDDWLGGENGWAQFASGFIVGGGGGAATAYFLTTNLSLLMAAHI
- a CDS encoding photosystem I reaction centre subunit III, yielding MQRLFALILVLSLWFGVNLTTAQPAYAEFSFDTLTPCGSSQAFKDVIDKEIDGYTSRLASFAPNSAPAQYLKGKITAAQERYSKYSSSTLLCGSDGLPHIISDGRFDHAGEFLIPGLLFLYITGWIGWVGRDYLRAVRKDPSTATQKEIIIDVPLALRYALTGFTWPLAALKELGDGSLIASEKEVTVSPR